The following are encoded together in the Bactrocera neohumeralis isolate Rockhampton chromosome 6, APGP_CSIRO_Bneo_wtdbg2-racon-allhic-juicebox.fasta_v2, whole genome shotgun sequence genome:
- the LOC126762082 gene encoding forkhead box protein biniou — protein sequence MIKSEEIMDSNGHAIGHNGLHHSTHLPHHNSIYRTLPSNVISTTNFTPLTYADQSALLRMPQESPELQEEKPDLNYLDRKYYATMMTQQQPVHVSEAASYGLTSLHTMCSSPHPNNENDIGMLMPLSPNSSPHNEGGLKVPSDGELQQYAATQQRVIASKMVDMNSHYTPTIKYCSSNTIFNTSEYLPHNESEQPQPPPPSAVPVSAAVSSSDILTQSLQRMPNVVGGMSTVASASTTPSGVITSSHSVSGQLCSTTDTMSYSNSSSPAKSVHSVQSETGQQQQSQQQPQQQSNSSSSQELTPPDTTKKSGARRPEKPALSYINMIAMAIKESPTGKLTLSEIYSFLQKRFEFFRGPYVGWKNSVRHNLSLNECFKKLPKSMSVGKPGKGNYWTIEQNSAYMFEDEASLRRRPRGYRSKLKVKPYPSTNGFYTTSSYDPSMDNANFYATQPYASYDYATSSAAATAPFTDSWNSHAAHTQTLPQYSNIAAASSVLHGGNNNSATPPLAHTLAPSALVSGSGSPSHVTSAALQSSNPGLDYATATMVAANYPYASTAGGGGSVGGGAGATYSLDNGLRSMSLSHMHQQQQQHHHSAMTPPPPLPPSSTSMGNSALIDRKPIFLPSMTPPSSGAMSTPPLHHQHLVGSNNGGGGGYYEHIKFSN from the exons atgatcaaAAGCGAAGAAATTATGGATTCCAATGGACATGCGATCGGCCACAATGGCCTCCATCACAGCACACATTTACCTCATCACAACAGCATATACCGCACCTTGCCATCGAACGTCATATCCACGACGAACTTCACGCCCCTAACATATGCCGATCAAAGCGCCTTGCTGCGTATGCCACAGGAGTCACCCGAACTGCAGGAGGAGAAACCCGATCTCAATTATCTCGATCGCAAATACTACGCGACCATGATGACGCAGCAGCAGCCGGTGCACGTCTCGGAGGCTGCGTCCTATGGTCTTACATCATTGCACACTATGTGTTCCTCGCCGCATCCGAACAATGAGAATGACATTGGCATGCTGATGCCGTTATCACCCAATTCATCACCGCACAATGAGGGTGGTCTCAAAGTGCCGTCGGATGGTGAGCTGCAGCAATACGCCGCCACACAGCAACGCGTCATCGCCTCGAAAATGGTGGACATGAATTCACATTATACACCGACCATCAAGTATTGTTCGAGCAATACAATTTTCAATACATCCGAATATTTGCCGCACAATGAGAGCGAGCAGCCACAGCCGCCACCGCCGTCCGCCGTACCTGTGTCTGCTGCGGTCAGCTCAAGTGATATTTTGACACAATCTCTACAGCGTATGCCAAATGTCGTCGGTGGTATGTCAACGGTGGCGAGTGCGTCGACGACGCCGTCCGGTGTTATAACCAGTTCGCATAGCGTTTCCGGTCAATTATGTTCCACCACCGACACAATGTCCTATTCGAATAGTTCCTCACCGGCTAAGTCGGTGCATAGCGTTCAGAGTGAGACTGGGCAACAACAGCAGTCACAACAGCAGCCGCAACAACAATCGAATTCGTCATCTTCACAGGAGCTCACACCGCCAGATACGACGAAAAAATCGGGCGCCCGCCGACCAGAGAAGCCCGCATTAAGTTATATAAACATGATTGCGATGGCCATTAAGGAATCGCCAACGGGGAAGTTAACGCTTAGTGAAATCTACAGTTTTCTGCAGAAAAG attCGAATTCTTTCGCGGTCCATATGTGGGTTGGAAAAACTCAGTCAGACATAACCTTAGCCTAAATGAGTGCTTCAAAAAGTTGCCGAAGAGCATGAGTGTGGGCAAGCCGGGAAAAGGAAATTACTGGACCATCGAACAGAACTCCGCTTATATGTTTGAGGACGAGGCCAGTTTGCGTAGGCGACCACGGGGTTATCGCTCGAAGCTGAAAGTGAAACCTTACCCGAGCACAAACGGGTTTTACACAACTTCCTCTTATGATCCTAGCATG GATAATGCCAATTTCTACGCCACACAACCGTATGCCTCCTATGACTACGCTACCAGCAGCGCTGCTGCTACAGCGCCTTTCACGGATTCCTGGAATTCACACGCTGCCCATACACAGACCCTGCCACAGTATTCAAATATAGCTGCCGCCTCATCGGTTCTGCatggtggcaacaacaacagcgccacACCGCCCCTGGCGCACACACTGGCCCCCTCGGCGTTGGTGAGCGGTTCGGGCAGCCCCTCGCATGTTACTTCGGCGGCGCTTCAAAGCTCGAATCCGGGTTTGGATTACGCGACAGCTACCATGGTGGCCGCCAATTATCCATACGCCAGTACTGCTGGCGGTGGTGGCAGCGTAGGAGGTGGCGCAGGCGCCACTTACAGCCTTGATAACG GTTTGCGCTCAATGTCTCTCTCACACAtgcatcaacaacagcaacaacatcaccATTCAGCGAtgacaccaccaccaccattaCCGCCCAGCTCCACGTCCATGGGTAATTCAGCGCTTATCGATCGGAAGCCCATCTTCCTACCTTCGATGACGCCACCCTCGTCCGGTGCCATGTCCACACCACCTCTCCATCACCAGCATTTGGTTGGAAGCAACAACGGCGGTGGCGGCGGTTATTATGAACACATAAAGTTCTCCAATTAA